Proteins encoded by one window of Flagellimonas lutaonensis:
- a CDS encoding SDR family oxidoreductase — protein MKILLTGANGYIGMRLLPQLLQQGHEVVCAVRDRNRLSIDKETKEKVSVIEIDFLADVQENPIPKNIDAAYYLIHSMTSSVSDFDEKEARAAKKFNDFLGQTNVKQVIYLSGIVNEEKLSKHLSSRKNVEEILYKGPFDLTVLRAGIIVGSGSSSFEIIRDLCEKLPVMITPKWVLTKTQPIAIRDVINFLTGVLGNKKTYNQSFDIGGPDVLTYKEMLEQYAKVRGFKNSIITVPVMTPKLSSYWLYFVTSTSYKLAVNLVDSMKMEVVAKDNRLQELLNLKTHTYQEAIEMAFKKIEQNLVVSSWKDSIASGQVKNELERYIQVPKYGVLKDEQKIKVDSAERVMDNIWRIGGENGWYYGNWLWKIRGLLDKLNGGVGLRRGRTHPEKLFPGDALDFWRVLLADKKKKRLLLYAEMRLPGEAWLEFRIDEANVLHQVATFRPKGLKGRLYWYSILPFHYFIFGGMIRNIAKK, from the coding sequence GTGAAGATACTTCTAACCGGTGCAAACGGCTATATCGGCATGCGCCTGTTGCCACAATTGTTGCAACAGGGGCACGAGGTGGTATGCGCTGTGCGCGACCGAAATCGTCTTTCAATCGACAAAGAGACCAAAGAGAAAGTAAGCGTCATCGAAATTGATTTTTTAGCGGATGTGCAAGAGAATCCGATTCCAAAAAACATTGACGCCGCCTACTATCTGATCCACTCCATGACCTCATCAGTTTCCGATTTCGATGAAAAAGAAGCCCGGGCAGCCAAAAAGTTCAATGATTTTTTGGGTCAAACCAATGTAAAACAAGTCATTTACCTAAGTGGCATTGTAAACGAGGAGAAGCTGTCGAAACATCTTTCCTCACGAAAAAATGTGGAAGAGATACTGTACAAAGGCCCTTTTGACCTGACCGTACTTCGGGCCGGTATTATCGTCGGTTCTGGCAGTTCATCATTTGAGATCATTCGCGACCTGTGCGAAAAGCTTCCGGTTATGATTACCCCTAAATGGGTGTTGACCAAAACCCAGCCCATTGCCATAAGGGATGTCATTAATTTTTTGACCGGCGTGCTCGGCAATAAAAAAACCTACAACCAATCTTTTGACATCGGTGGGCCCGATGTACTCACCTACAAAGAGATGCTCGAGCAATATGCAAAGGTTCGTGGGTTCAAGAACTCTATTATCACCGTGCCCGTAATGACTCCCAAACTATCATCTTACTGGCTATATTTTGTCACCTCTACCTCCTATAAATTGGCCGTAAACCTTGTTGACAGTATGAAGATGGAAGTAGTGGCCAAAGATAATCGGCTACAGGAACTTTTGAACCTTAAGACCCATACGTACCAAGAGGCCATTGAAATGGCCTTCAAAAAGATAGAGCAAAATTTGGTGGTCAGTAGCTGGAAAGACAGTATTGCCAGCGGCCAGGTCAAAAATGAACTTGAAAGATATATTCAAGTGCCAAAATATGGAGTGCTGAAAGATGAGCAAAAGATAAAGGTCGATAGCGCTGAGCGGGTAATGGACAATATTTGGAGAATTGGTGGGGAAAACGGCTGGTATTATGGTAACTGGCTTTGGAAAATTAGGGGGCTGCTCGACAAACTGAACGGAGGTGTTGGGCTGCGCCGGGGCCGCACGCATCCTGAAAAGCTATTTCCGGGCGATGCACTCGATTTTTGGCGCGTGCTCTTGGCCGATAAAAAGAAAAAACGACTGTTGCTATATGCAGAGATGCGGTTGCCAGGCGAAGCTTGGCTCGAATTTCGAATCGATGAAGCGAATGTATTGCACCAGGTAGCCACCTTTCGCCCAAAAGGTTTGAAAGGCCGCTTGTATTGGTACAGCATCCTCCCCTTCCACTATTTCATTTTTGGGGGAATGATCAGAAATATTGCAAAAAAGTGA
- a CDS encoding TonB-dependent receptor yields the protein MLRTLRNHFFAAWAGLLLVSFPMALHAQEASRTSLKTFLIELEGRYDIKFSYVDEDLVGVEITPPASTDLNAVLQYLESQTQIKVKKLNERYYTLVKNTLVKVCGRVLDNFAENTVPGATVEVLDSDIALITDESGNFQINQVPRNGTLKVRFLGYITKYIPVEDLVGKGGCPEIILAQNFEKLDEVIVYEFLTSGIVKENDASITLNTGELGILPGLIEPDVLQTVQALPGIKSIDETVSDINVRGGTNDQNLILWNGIKMYQSGHFFGLISAFNPYLTDQVTIYKNGTPARYGDGVSSVISMWTKNDIDGEFFGGAGFNLISGDVYGQFPINDRMAFQLSARRSTTDFLDTPIYNSFESRAFQNSEVKNQQNQSVDREFDRDITFFFWDVSGKFLYDINDDHKLRLSFIGIDNYLLFTETNRETDQTSQSFLDQINISGGLQMQNQWTDKLSTNLNVYYTQYQLEALGVSPDPRQQLTQRNRIIESSIKISSLYELSEALTWGNGYQFLETGIRNFTRVTSPQFESNIKGVIRVHAPYSEITYRSFEDTFVASTGVRANHIANLGTFSKLIFEPRLNLNFRVANYVRAEVLGEFKSQYTNQVIDLEQNFLGVEKRRWVLSDESTLPVTQSKQGSIGLNYAKNSLYIGLEAFYKQVDGISTITQGFQNENQFDGEIGSYEVKGLEFLINKKGDHYSTWLSYTYNKNDYTFEDIDPNTFPNNLDVRHAVTVAGTYDINNLKLGVGLNYRTGKPYTEPDEQNPLIPLAFPAEINYQSPNSSRLPEYFRLDASATYSFDLSRRIKANAGVSLLNLTDRENVLNRYYQVSDDNEVEQVDNISLGLTPNFSFRVRF from the coding sequence ATGCTGAGAACACTCCGTAATCACTTTTTTGCAGCTTGGGCGGGACTGCTTCTGGTCTCTTTTCCAATGGCCTTGCATGCCCAAGAAGCCTCTAGAACATCACTGAAAACATTCCTTATCGAGCTTGAAGGTCGATATGACATCAAGTTTTCGTACGTGGATGAAGATTTAGTAGGGGTCGAAATAACCCCTCCCGCATCCACCGACCTGAATGCGGTTCTGCAATATCTAGAAAGCCAGACCCAGATCAAGGTCAAGAAATTGAACGAAAGGTACTATACCTTGGTCAAAAACACCTTGGTAAAGGTATGTGGCAGGGTTCTCGATAATTTTGCCGAGAATACCGTGCCCGGCGCCACAGTGGAAGTATTGGACAGCGACATTGCCCTTATCACAGATGAATCTGGCAACTTTCAAATAAATCAGGTTCCAAGAAATGGTACACTGAAAGTCCGTTTTTTAGGATATATCACAAAGTATATTCCCGTTGAGGATTTGGTGGGAAAAGGAGGTTGCCCTGAGATCATACTCGCACAGAACTTTGAAAAACTTGACGAAGTCATTGTCTATGAATTTCTTACCTCAGGAATCGTCAAGGAAAACGATGCCAGTATTACCCTGAACACGGGCGAATTGGGTATTCTTCCAGGGTTGATAGAACCCGATGTTTTGCAGACCGTACAGGCATTGCCCGGGATCAAAAGCATTGATGAAACGGTTTCAGACATCAACGTTCGTGGCGGCACCAACGACCAGAACCTTATTCTCTGGAACGGGATCAAAATGTACCAATCAGGGCACTTTTTCGGATTGATCTCCGCTTTCAATCCCTATTTGACCGATCAAGTCACCATTTATAAAAACGGTACCCCCGCCCGCTATGGCGATGGGGTCAGCAGTGTCATCAGCATGTGGACGAAAAATGATATCGATGGGGAGTTCTTCGGTGGAGCGGGGTTCAACCTCATCAGCGGCGATGTGTATGGGCAGTTTCCCATCAACGACCGAATGGCCTTTCAACTCTCGGCACGCCGTTCGACCACTGATTTTTTAGACACCCCCATTTACAACAGTTTTGAGAGTCGCGCCTTTCAAAACAGTGAGGTCAAAAACCAACAAAACCAGTCGGTCGACAGGGAATTTGACAGAGATATCACCTTTTTCTTCTGGGATGTCTCAGGAAAATTCCTCTATGACATCAACGATGACCACAAGCTACGCTTGAGCTTTATAGGTATCGACAACTACTTGCTCTTTACGGAAACCAATCGTGAGACCGATCAAACCTCGCAGAGTTTTTTAGACCAGATCAACATTTCTGGAGGCCTTCAAATGCAAAACCAGTGGACAGACAAACTGTCTACCAATCTCAATGTATATTATACACAATACCAACTAGAGGCACTGGGGGTCTCGCCCGATCCACGACAACAATTGACGCAACGAAACCGGATCATTGAAAGCTCGATCAAAATAAGCAGCCTCTATGAACTTTCAGAAGCCCTGACCTGGGGCAATGGCTATCAGTTTCTAGAGACCGGCATTAGAAATTTTACCAGGGTCACATCACCTCAGTTCGAAAGCAACATCAAGGGTGTCATAAGGGTACATGCGCCCTATTCTGAAATTACCTATCGTTCATTTGAAGATACTTTTGTGGCAAGCACGGGGGTTCGGGCAAACCACATTGCCAACTTGGGCACTTTCTCTAAATTGATTTTCGAGCCGAGGCTGAATTTGAATTTTAGGGTAGCAAATTATGTAAGGGCAGAGGTTTTGGGCGAATTTAAAAGCCAGTACACCAATCAGGTAATCGACCTTGAGCAAAATTTTCTCGGGGTTGAAAAAAGGCGTTGGGTGCTATCAGATGAAAGTACTTTGCCAGTTACCCAAAGCAAACAGGGTTCCATAGGATTGAATTATGCCAAGAATTCGCTGTATATAGGTCTGGAAGCCTTTTACAAGCAAGTTGATGGCATCAGTACCATAACCCAAGGTTTTCAAAACGAGAACCAATTTGATGGTGAAATCGGCAGTTATGAAGTCAAAGGGCTCGAATTCCTTATCAACAAAAAAGGCGACCATTACAGTACTTGGTTGAGCTATACCTACAACAAGAACGACTATACTTTTGAGGATATCGACCCGAATACCTTTCCGAACAACCTTGATGTGCGCCACGCGGTGACTGTTGCAGGCACCTACGACATCAACAACCTAAAACTGGGCGTGGGGCTCAACTACCGCACCGGCAAGCCCTATACCGAGCCTGACGAGCAAAATCCTTTGATTCCATTGGCATTTCCTGCAGAAATCAATTACCAGTCGCCGAACAGTAGCCGTTTGCCCGAATATTTTCGGTTGGATGCCTCGGCCACCTACAGTTTTGACCTCAGCAGAAGAATCAAGGCCAATGCAGGAGTATCGTTGTTGAACCTAACCGATAGGGAAAATGTCTTGAACCGCTATTATCAGGTCTCTGATGACAACGAGGTAGAACAGGTGGACAACATATCGTTGGGATTGACCCCAAATTTCAGTTTCAGGGTGCGTTTTTGA
- the ctlX gene encoding citrulline utilization hydrolase CtlX, giving the protein MQITDTILMIRPVNFRMNEQTAVNNYFMEDLDIQNQKINERAQEEFDNFAETLRRKGVNVIVVDDKVETDTPDSIFPNNWVSFHDNGTVVIYPMFAVNRRRERREDLFDILEEKGFRIDNVIDYTSAEKDGLFLEGTGSILMDRVNQKAYCALSERAHEDLFIEFCEDFDCFPVIFTAKQTVDGQRLPIYHTNVMMAMAETFVVICLDSIDDKKERKNVVDHIKKDGREIIEITEEQMHHFAGNMLQVIGANDQRFMVMSTQAYKSLRDDQVKAIEKHCGIIHSPLDTIETCGGGSARCMMAEVFLPRA; this is encoded by the coding sequence ATGCAGATAACCGATACCATTTTGATGATCAGACCCGTCAATTTTCGTATGAACGAGCAGACGGCGGTCAACAATTATTTCATGGAGGATTTGGATATCCAAAACCAAAAAATCAACGAGCGGGCACAAGAAGAGTTCGACAACTTTGCCGAAACCCTACGCCGGAAGGGGGTTAACGTAATAGTGGTAGATGACAAGGTGGAAACCGATACGCCCGATTCGATTTTTCCGAACAACTGGGTGTCTTTCCATGATAACGGTACGGTTGTTATCTACCCCATGTTTGCCGTAAACAGAAGGCGCGAACGGCGTGAGGACCTTTTTGACATTCTGGAGGAAAAAGGCTTTCGCATAGACAATGTCATTGATTACACCTCGGCCGAAAAAGACGGACTGTTTTTGGAAGGTACCGGAAGTATTTTGATGGACCGTGTCAACCAAAAAGCCTATTGTGCCTTATCGGAAAGGGCGCATGAAGACCTATTTATAGAGTTTTGCGAAGATTTCGATTGCTTCCCGGTTATTTTTACCGCCAAGCAAACGGTTGACGGCCAACGGCTACCCATTTACCATACCAATGTAATGATGGCCATGGCCGAAACTTTTGTCGTCATCTGCCTAGATAGTATCGACGACAAAAAAGAGCGGAAAAACGTAGTTGACCATATCAAAAAAGACGGTAGGGAAATAATTGAGATAACTGAAGAGCAGATGCACCATTTTGCAGGCAACATGTTGCAGGTCATCGGTGCCAATGACCAAAGGTTTATGGTCATGAGTACCCAGGCCTATAAGAGCTTGCGTGACGACCAGGTAAAGGCCATTGAAAAGCATTGCGGCATTATACACAGCCCGTTGGATACCATTGAGACCTGCGGGGGCGGTTCTGCTAGGTGTATGATGGCAGAGGTTTTCCTGCCAAGGGCGTAG
- a CDS encoding dimethylarginine dimethylaminohydrolase family protein yields MLKLHITDETAPLKAVVLGTAESCGPVPRPEDAYDPKSLEHILAGTYPKEADMVKEMEAFAAVLKKHGVQVFRPTVLKDCNQIFSRDIAFVIEDKLFHANILPDREKEFGAIRHMLDLIDPDKVIRPPEEVHIEGGDVMPWHDYIFVGTYTAPDYPDFITARTNAAAVEYLKDQFPEKTVKSFELRKSNTDPRENALHLDCCFQPVGKNKAILHKNGFLVEEEYNWLVDFFGRDNIFEITKDEMYQMFSNVFSISPEVVVSEKGFTRLNNWLRDQGFTVEEVPYAEIAKQEGLLRCSTLPLIREKRNE; encoded by the coding sequence ATGCTAAAGTTGCATATAACAGACGAAACAGCACCGTTGAAAGCAGTGGTATTGGGCACTGCCGAGAGCTGTGGTCCCGTGCCGAGGCCAGAAGACGCCTACGATCCCAAATCGTTGGAACATATTTTGGCGGGCACTTACCCGAAAGAGGCCGATATGGTCAAAGAAATGGAGGCCTTTGCTGCAGTTTTAAAGAAGCATGGGGTTCAGGTATTTAGACCAACCGTATTGAAAGATTGCAACCAAATTTTTTCAAGGGACATCGCGTTTGTCATTGAAGACAAATTGTTTCATGCCAACATTTTGCCCGATCGTGAAAAGGAATTTGGGGCTATTCGGCATATGCTTGACCTAATTGATCCCGATAAGGTGATACGGCCGCCTGAAGAGGTACATATTGAAGGCGGCGATGTCATGCCCTGGCACGACTATATTTTTGTGGGTACGTACACCGCCCCTGACTACCCCGATTTTATAACGGCCCGAACCAATGCGGCGGCGGTAGAATACTTGAAAGACCAATTTCCAGAGAAAACGGTAAAATCGTTCGAACTCCGTAAATCCAATACCGATCCAAGAGAGAATGCCCTACATTTGGATTGCTGTTTTCAACCCGTTGGAAAGAACAAGGCCATTCTACATAAAAACGGTTTCTTGGTGGAAGAAGAATATAATTGGTTGGTCGATTTCTTTGGTCGGGACAATATTTTCGAGATAACCAAAGACGAAATGTACCAAATGTTCAGCAATGTCTTCTCTATTTCACCAGAGGTCGTCGTTTCTGAAAAGGGTTTTACAAGGTTGAACAATTGGCTCCGAGACCAAGGTTTTACGGTCGAAGAGGTTCCCTATGCCGAAATTGCCAAGCAGGAAGGCTTACTGAGGTGCAGTACATTACCATTGATTAGAGAAAAGCGTAACGAATAA
- the argS gene encoding arginine--tRNA ligase has translation MDIQKVIEEKVRYAVKELYGTQLPSVEFQPTRKDFEGDLTVVVFPMLRVVKGNPVEIGTRIGEYLQKNVAEVSKFNVVKGFLNLVISDAHYLDFFNQIQKIADFGFTAPASKDAIMVEYSSPNTNKPLHLGHIRNNLLGYSVAEILKAAGHKVYKTQIINDRGIHICKSMVAWQKFGKGETPESSGTKGDHLVGKYYVAFDRAYKEQVLELVSEGKEKAVAEKEAPILLEAQEMLRKWEAGDQDTVALWKKMNDWVYEGFNETYQNLGVDFDKLYYESDTYLLGKDVIEEGLKKGVFYRKDDGSVWIDLTDEGLDEKIVLRADGTAVYMTQDIGTAIQRVKDFPDINGMVYTVGNEQDYHFRVLFIILKKLGYSWAEKLYHLSYGMVDLPSGKMKSREGTVVDADDLISDMEQTAEEISSELGKLEGYSEEEKKRLYHTIGLGALKYFILKVDPKKRILFNPEESVDFQGNTGPFIQYTYARIQSILRKAEHIGPRAVETSLELHEKEKELLKQLQQFPETVQLAAENYSPALIANYTYDLVKEFNSFYQQVSILGETDDSKRIFRILLSKKVGEVIQSAFKLLGIEVPERM, from the coding sequence ATGGATATTCAAAAGGTTATTGAAGAAAAGGTAAGATATGCAGTAAAAGAACTGTACGGGACCCAATTGCCATCAGTGGAATTTCAACCCACCCGTAAAGATTTTGAGGGTGATCTGACCGTAGTGGTCTTTCCGATGTTACGGGTTGTAAAAGGCAACCCGGTTGAGATTGGAACCCGTATCGGTGAGTATCTTCAGAAAAACGTTGCCGAGGTGTCGAAGTTCAATGTTGTCAAGGGATTTTTGAACCTTGTAATCAGTGATGCCCATTACCTTGACTTTTTCAACCAAATTCAGAAGATTGCCGATTTTGGGTTTACGGCACCAGCTTCCAAAGATGCCATAATGGTCGAGTACTCGTCTCCCAATACAAACAAACCCCTTCACTTGGGGCACATTCGCAACAACCTGTTGGGGTATTCGGTCGCGGAGATATTGAAGGCTGCCGGCCACAAGGTCTACAAAACACAGATCATCAACGATCGCGGCATCCATATCTGTAAAAGTATGGTTGCCTGGCAAAAGTTCGGCAAGGGTGAAACACCTGAATCTTCCGGGACAAAGGGCGATCATTTGGTCGGTAAGTACTATGTTGCCTTTGACAGGGCCTATAAGGAACAGGTCTTGGAATTGGTTTCCGAAGGAAAAGAAAAGGCAGTCGCCGAAAAGGAAGCCCCCATTTTATTGGAAGCCCAAGAAATGCTGCGCAAGTGGGAAGCGGGCGATCAAGACACTGTGGCCCTCTGGAAGAAAATGAACGACTGGGTGTACGAAGGCTTTAACGAAACCTACCAAAACCTGGGGGTCGATTTTGACAAGCTGTACTATGAGAGCGATACCTATTTGTTGGGAAAAGACGTTATTGAAGAAGGCCTTAAAAAAGGGGTCTTTTATAGAAAGGATGATGGCAGTGTTTGGATCGATCTTACCGATGAGGGCCTTGACGAAAAGATTGTACTTCGTGCCGATGGCACTGCGGTCTATATGACACAAGATATCGGTACCGCCATCCAACGGGTAAAAGACTTTCCTGACATCAACGGTATGGTCTATACCGTGGGCAACGAGCAAGACTACCATTTTAGGGTGCTGTTCATCATTTTGAAGAAACTGGGCTATTCGTGGGCAGAAAAACTCTACCACCTGAGCTATGGAATGGTCGATCTGCCCTCGGGAAAGATGAAGAGCCGAGAGGGCACGGTGGTCGATGCAGATGACCTAATCTCTGATATGGAGCAGACCGCCGAGGAGATTTCAAGCGAACTGGGCAAATTGGAAGGCTATTCCGAGGAAGAAAAGAAACGGCTATACCATACCATCGGACTGGGGGCCCTGAAGTATTTTATCCTAAAGGTAGATCCCAAGAAGCGCATTTTGTTCAATCCTGAGGAGTCGGTCGATTTTCAGGGAAATACCGGGCCTTTTATCCAGTATACCTATGCCCGAATACAGTCCATTCTCCGAAAAGCCGAGCATATTGGACCAAGGGCTGTCGAGACCTCTTTAGAGTTGCACGAAAAAGAGAAAGAACTCTTGAAACAGCTACAGCAGTTTCCTGAAACCGTGCAATTGGCGGCAGAGAACTACAGTCCTGCCCTGATAGCCAACTATACCTATGATTTGGTGAAGGAGTTCAATTCGTTTTACCAACAGGTTTCCATATTGGGCGAAACCGATGACAGCAAAAGAATTTTTAGGATCCTGTTGTCAAAGAAAGTGGGCGAGGTCATCCAATCGGCTTTTAAACTTTTGGGAATTGAGGTTCCTGAGCGGATGTAG
- a CDS encoding DUF1648 domain-containing protein: MTFNMFRKQPQIEVKPTETDKKIIIAGWLLTAVHLITVLSFYATLPKTIPIHFNLMGEPDAYGHKSTLWIIPVLNLILYYGMTQLVTKLKPWKFNYPVRVTEKNAPRLYGMNIRMMVLVNLGISALFFVVTLHTIAVAKSFDLLNLGWLILVLLATLTLMPFWYILKMFKLPKE, from the coding sequence ATGACCTTTAACATGTTCAGAAAACAACCGCAAATAGAGGTAAAGCCAACTGAAACGGATAAAAAGATAATAATTGCCGGGTGGCTATTGACAGCTGTCCACCTGATCACAGTATTGTCGTTTTATGCAACCTTGCCAAAAACCATCCCAATTCATTTTAACCTTATGGGAGAGCCAGATGCCTATGGTCACAAGAGTACCTTATGGATAATTCCGGTGCTAAACCTCATTCTATATTACGGTATGACACAACTTGTGACCAAGCTCAAACCCTGGAAATTCAATTATCCCGTAAGAGTAACCGAGAAAAATGCCCCAAGGTTATACGGAATGAACATTCGAATGATGGTCTTGGTAAACTTGGGCATTTCGGCACTGTTCTTTGTTGTTACGTTGCACACCATTGCCGTGGCCAAATCGTTTGACCTTCTGAACCTGGGTTGGCTAATATTGGTTTTATTGGCCACTTTGACCCTGATGCCTTTTTGGTACATACTTAAAATGTTCAAACTCCCAAAAGAGTGA
- a CDS encoding amino acid permease: protein MQTQKSNLKKFGTFGGVFTPTLLTILGVIMYLRMGWVVGNAGLLGAWFIIVISFLITLCTALSMSAITTNIRIGAGGAYAIISQALGLEVGGSLGIPRYISQGLAVTMYIFGFREGWLGIFPGHDPFLVDLIAFALLFGIAYISADLAIKTQFIIMAIIVLSLISIVMAAYHGSMNIPTEEAIRWGTFKGLPENNFAGTDFWVVFAVFFPAATGIMAGANMSGELKNPKKSIPQGTLWAIGVSFVIYMLLAYWLARSASEEELISNYNIIIEKSYFEPLVIAGILGATFSSALASIVGSSRILFAMGEHKVLPYSKFLAGQSANEQPRNAMIVTGIMIFATMLLRELNAVAPLVTLFFLITYAMINIVVIIEQRLGLISYRPIFKVNKWIPWVGLLSSVMAMFIINPTISLVSIVIVFVVYWFLSRQNLETPFEDVRSGLFVSFAEWAAKHTWGMKNMQQRAWKPNLMVPVRDINGAKGNFQFLRNIAAPKGSIKLLGIEPYTENDAFINELSSVSEAFRQKGVFSSWTVIYSDDFAKGVNYGNQALRGAFFRPNIVFLNLQQHDDYEMEIRPVIKECIRLELGILLFSAHPTALLGQRNVINVWVSDRRGNWELGWDIGSLDLSILIAYKLKKNWDARIRIITVISDADEEENAKNFLKSLINLARLPDTLIEVHVGNFKEIVGNAPKADLNIFGMDEHFKIAFVEEMTEKTASSCLFVKDSGHESILA from the coding sequence ATGCAAACGCAAAAATCAAATCTGAAAAAATTCGGAACCTTCGGCGGTGTATTTACGCCAACCCTCTTGACCATCTTAGGGGTCATTATGTATTTGCGAATGGGCTGGGTCGTTGGCAACGCCGGGCTTTTGGGAGCTTGGTTCATTATCGTCATTTCTTTTTTGATCACCTTGTGTACGGCACTTTCAATGTCTGCGATTACCACCAACATTCGAATTGGGGCAGGGGGTGCGTATGCCATCATTTCACAGGCACTTGGATTGGAGGTCGGAGGTAGTCTTGGCATTCCACGATACATCTCGCAAGGGTTGGCGGTTACCATGTATATTTTTGGTTTTAGAGAGGGCTGGTTGGGCATCTTTCCCGGGCACGACCCCTTTTTGGTCGATTTAATCGCCTTTGCCCTCTTGTTCGGCATCGCCTATATCAGCGCAGATTTGGCGATAAAGACCCAGTTCATCATCATGGCAATTATCGTCTTGTCGTTGATTTCGATTGTCATGGCCGCTTATCACGGGTCTATGAACATACCGACCGAAGAGGCCATCAGATGGGGCACTTTTAAAGGATTGCCCGAGAACAATTTTGCGGGCACCGATTTTTGGGTGGTGTTTGCCGTCTTTTTTCCGGCTGCCACGGGTATCATGGCCGGGGCCAATATGTCGGGCGAGTTGAAGAACCCCAAAAAGAGTATTCCGCAGGGCACCTTATGGGCCATTGGCGTGAGCTTTGTGATCTATATGCTATTGGCCTATTGGTTGGCACGCTCTGCGTCCGAAGAAGAATTGATATCCAACTATAATATCATTATTGAGAAGTCTTATTTTGAGCCGTTGGTGATTGCCGGTATATTGGGCGCTACATTTTCATCGGCCTTGGCCTCTATTGTGGGGTCTTCCCGTATTCTTTTTGCCATGGGTGAGCATAAGGTATTGCCCTATTCGAAGTTTCTAGCGGGGCAAAGTGCCAATGAGCAGCCGCGCAATGCCATGATCGTTACGGGCATCATGATATTTGCCACTATGCTGTTGCGCGAACTCAATGCCGTGGCCCCATTGGTGACCTTGTTCTTTTTGATAACCTATGCCATGATCAATATTGTGGTGATCATTGAGCAACGGTTGGGGTTGATCAGTTACCGCCCCATTTTCAAGGTGAACAAATGGATACCCTGGGTGGGGCTGCTATCTTCGGTCATGGCGATGTTCATTATCAATCCGACCATTAGTCTGGTTTCCATTGTAATTGTATTTGTGGTGTACTGGTTTTTGTCTCGGCAAAACCTAGAGACCCCATTTGAAGATGTGCGGTCAGGTTTGTTCGTCTCTTTTGCCGAATGGGCCGCAAAACATACATGGGGCATGAAAAATATGCAACAACGGGCCTGGAAACCAAACCTAATGGTGCCGGTGCGCGATATCAACGGTGCAAAAGGCAATTTTCAGTTTCTGAGGAACATAGCCGCGCCAAAGGGATCCATAAAGTTGTTGGGCATTGAGCCCTATACCGAAAATGACGCTTTTATAAATGAATTGTCCTCGGTTTCTGAGGCATTTCGTCAAAAAGGTGTTTTTTCGTCGTGGACGGTCATCTACAGCGATGATTTTGCCAAGGGTGTCAATTATGGCAACCAAGCGCTGCGAGGTGCCTTTTTTAGGCCCAACATCGTGTTTTTGAACCTGCAACAACACGATGATTACGAAATGGAGATTCGCCCTGTGATCAAAGAGTGCATCCGTTTAGAACTGGGAATCTTGTTGTTCTCGGCACACCCGACCGCCCTTTTGGGGCAACGAAATGTTATCAACGTATGGGTAAGTGACAGAAGGGGCAATTGGGAACTTGGTTGGGATATCGGCAGTTTGGATCTTTCTATCTTGATTGCCTATAAACTAAAAAAGAATTGGGATGCGCGCATTCGTATCATAACCGTAATTTCAGATGCAGATGAGGAAGAAAACGCCAAGAACTTTCTCAAATCGTTGATAAACCTTGCACGATTGCCTGATACCCTGATAGAGGTGCACGTGGGCAATTTTAAAGAAATTGTGGGGAACGCCCCCAAGGCCGATTTGAACATCTTTGGTATGGACGAGCACTTCAAGATTGCATTTGTTGAAGAAATGACCGAAAAAACAGCAAGCTCATGTCTTTTTGTAAAAGATTCGGGCCATGAGAGCATATTGGCCTAA